In a single window of the Prevotella melaninogenica genome:
- a CDS encoding FtsB family cell division protein, giving the protein MSKITGHIYKFFSRFKFHIVIILGVLIVGVLDENSFMKRIEYAYQIEDLKTEIQKYDNQYQHDMQELKELKTNPKAIARVARERYFMKADNEDIFVLSDDEHQTENTAKNETAE; this is encoded by the coding sequence GTGAGTAAAATAACTGGACATATTTATAAGTTTTTCAGTCGATTTAAGTTTCATATCGTCATCATCTTGGGCGTACTCATCGTAGGCGTACTGGATGAGAACAGTTTTATGAAACGCATAGAGTATGCTTATCAGATTGAAGACCTAAAAACTGAAATCCAAAAGTATGATAACCAATACCAGCATGACATGCAAGAGCTCAAGGAACTTAAAACGAACCCTAAGGCTATTGCACGTGTAGCTCGGGAACGTTACTTTATGAAAGCTGATAATGAAGACATCTTCGTGTTAAGCGATGATGAGCATCAAACTGAAAACACAGCCAAAAATGAGACAGCTGAATAA
- a CDS encoding DUF4369 domain-containing protein, whose product MNKILYALLTLIVFTSCANSFNIQGTSNVSSLDGRKLYLKTDQADSLIDLDSCDVVHGQFAFHGTVDSTKIAQIFMDDINLQFPVVIEKGDITVKLDNTQQRVSGTPLNDKLNDFWTKFIQLRNQYAEIDHEESAAIMNGHDEETVNAQLIKKALSVYDKSDKLFTKFITENFNNILGPWCFLTRISYETTPNAYPIWMNDYMYTNAINQLPSWIEYIMTKATDTFKQNPQIKAFYADFQQAQKEMNGMVDPAGIADAAGTTHNSAVAPPTPAQMAGDSIPE is encoded by the coding sequence ATGAATAAAATTCTTTACGCACTTCTAACACTTATCGTGTTTACGTCATGTGCCAATTCATTCAATATACAGGGAACATCTAACGTGTCAAGTTTAGATGGAAGAAAGTTGTACCTGAAAACAGACCAGGCAGACTCTTTGATTGACTTAGATTCATGTGATGTGGTTCATGGTCAGTTTGCATTCCATGGAACTGTTGACTCTACTAAGATTGCGCAGATTTTCATGGATGACATCAACTTGCAATTCCCTGTTGTTATTGAGAAGGGAGATATTACCGTTAAACTGGATAATACACAGCAGCGTGTTAGTGGAACACCACTGAATGACAAGCTAAATGATTTCTGGACAAAGTTTATACAGCTCCGTAATCAATATGCAGAAATAGATCATGAGGAAAGTGCTGCCATTATGAATGGTCACGATGAAGAAACTGTAAATGCTCAACTTATCAAGAAGGCATTGAGCGTATATGACAAGAGCGATAAACTCTTTACTAAGTTCATAACAGAGAACTTCAACAATATCCTTGGCCCATGGTGTTTCCTTACACGTATCAGCTACGAGACAACACCTAATGCTTATCCTATATGGATGAATGATTATATGTATACCAATGCTATTAATCAGTTGCCATCATGGATTGAGTACATTATGACCAAGGCTACAGACACCTTTAAGCAGAATCCTCAGATTAAAGCATTCTATGCAGACTTCCAACAAGCACAAAAGGAAATGAATGGAATGGTTGACCCAGCTGGAATTGCTGATGCTGCAGGAACTACTCATAACTCAGCTGTAGCACCTCCTACTCCTGCACAGATGGCAGGAGACTCTATCCCAGAGTAA
- a CDS encoding dihydroorotase: MRKLIQGGTIVNEGRSFIGSLIIEDDCIIEIIENNETPRGEFDEIVNATGCFVLPGVIDDHVHFREPGLTEKADIESESRAAAYGGITSYFEMPNTNPQTTMLEALQDKWERAKQSSYVNYSFFIGATNANYKLFSQLDIHTIPGIKLFMGASTGNMLVDRREALEQTFRTAAELNLPVMTHCEDSGIINDNMKVAKEQFGDDPDITHHWQIRSAEACWVSSQLAVELARKYKTQLHIAHISTEKELSLANQPEDEGRITLEAVIAHITFSNEDYLTKKALIKCNPSVKTNTDRTAIRKALTDGRISVIGTDHAPHLLSQKQGGCSKAASGMPMIQFSLVTMLELVDEGVLTIEQMVELMSHAPARLFCIDQRGFLRKGYKADIAIVAPNQPWTVNEDCIQSKCKWSPMMGYTYQWRVLHTFCNGHHLLNNGEFDNTARGERITFRNKG, encoded by the coding sequence ATGAGGAAACTCATTCAAGGTGGAACTATCGTCAATGAAGGGCGAAGCTTTATTGGTTCGCTCATCATAGAGGACGATTGTATCATAGAGATTATAGAAAATAACGAAACGCCCCGTGGAGAATTTGACGAAATCGTCAACGCCACGGGGTGCTTTGTATTACCGGGTGTTATTGATGACCATGTTCACTTTCGTGAGCCGGGTTTAACGGAAAAGGCTGACATTGAAAGTGAGAGTCGTGCGGCGGCATACGGCGGCATCACCTCTTACTTTGAGATGCCAAACACGAACCCACAAACGACTATGTTAGAGGCTTTACAAGACAAGTGGGAACGCGCAAAACAATCGAGTTATGTTAACTATAGCTTCTTCATTGGTGCAACAAATGCCAATTATAAACTATTCTCTCAACTCGACATCCACACTATTCCTGGAATAAAACTCTTCATGGGAGCCTCAACAGGTAATATGCTTGTAGATAGACGTGAAGCATTAGAACAGACCTTCCGTACTGCCGCTGAATTAAACCTACCAGTGATGACACATTGTGAGGATTCTGGTATTATCAACGATAACATGAAAGTGGCCAAAGAACAATTTGGTGACGACCCCGATATAACACATCATTGGCAGATACGCAGTGCTGAGGCATGCTGGGTTTCCTCTCAGTTAGCTGTAGAATTAGCACGAAAATACAAAACACAACTTCACATAGCACATATCTCTACTGAGAAGGAACTTTCGTTGGCTAATCAACCTGAAGATGAAGGAAGAATTACTTTAGAGGCTGTTATTGCACACATTACTTTCTCCAACGAAGACTACCTTACGAAGAAAGCGCTTATAAAGTGTAATCCTTCTGTCAAGACCAATACTGACCGAACTGCAATTCGCAAGGCACTCACAGATGGACGTATTTCAGTGATTGGCACCGACCATGCTCCACATCTATTGTCACAGAAGCAAGGTGGCTGCTCTAAGGCAGCATCAGGTATGCCGATGATTCAGTTCTCACTTGTTACAATGCTTGAATTGGTTGACGAAGGAGTACTTACAATCGAGCAAATGGTAGAGCTGATGTCACACGCACCAGCACGTCTATTCTGCATTGACCAACGAGGTTTCTTACGTAAAGGGTATAAAGCTGACATAGCTATCGTTGCACCTAACCAACCTTGGACAGTGAACGAAGATTGTATTCAAAGTAAATGTAAGTGGAGTCCTATGATGGGGTACACCTATCAATGGCGTGTGTTACATACCTTCTGTAATGGGCATCACTTATTAAACAATGGAGAGTTTGACAACACCGCACGTGGTGAAAGGATAACTTTCCGAAATAAAGGATAA
- a CDS encoding vitamin B12 dependent-methionine synthase activation domain-containing protein: MNETKVDNKSRIITYNISDITPYINWAYFFYAWSMNGKAKDAQQELRNEAEKMLADMEGKYYTRAVFALCEANSEGDDIIINGTRVPMLRQQKVIPGKPNLCLADFIRPASSGIKDTIGLFATSVDAAFTSNNEEDPYQRMLSQTLADRLAEGTAEKIHEDVRRKYWGYAPDEQLTLMETFAEKYQGIRPAVGYPSIPDTSMNFLLYELLDMKGIGINLTESGMMVPHASVSGFMFAHPQSKYFDLGKIDDDQLEDYARRRNKPVEELRKYLASTLLKK; this comes from the coding sequence ATGAACGAGACAAAAGTAGATAACAAAAGTAGGATAATAACATATAATATCAGTGACATTACTCCTTACATCAACTGGGCATACTTCTTTTATGCATGGTCTATGAATGGTAAGGCAAAAGATGCACAGCAAGAGCTGCGTAATGAAGCAGAGAAGATGTTGGCTGATATGGAAGGAAAATACTACACACGTGCAGTCTTTGCGCTATGTGAAGCCAATAGTGAAGGCGATGATATCATCATCAATGGAACACGTGTCCCGATGTTGCGCCAGCAGAAAGTAATTCCAGGGAAACCCAACCTCTGCCTTGCCGACTTCATACGTCCAGCCTCATCAGGAATCAAGGATACAATTGGGTTGTTCGCAACCTCTGTCGATGCTGCATTTACAAGCAATAATGAAGAAGATCCCTATCAGCGTATGCTTTCTCAGACCTTAGCTGACCGATTGGCTGAGGGTACTGCAGAGAAGATACACGAAGATGTACGTAGGAAATATTGGGGTTATGCACCTGACGAGCAGCTTACTTTAATGGAGACTTTTGCAGAGAAATACCAAGGCATACGACCAGCTGTGGGCTATCCATCTATTCCTGATACAAGTATGAACTTTCTTTTATATGAGCTATTGGATATGAAAGGAATAGGTATCAACCTTACAGAAAGTGGAATGATGGTACCACATGCCAGCGTATCAGGCTTTATGTTTGCACATCCTCAAAGCAAATACTTCGATTTAGGAAAGATAGATGATGACCAATTAGAAGACTATGCACGTCGTCGCAATAAGCCTGTCGAGGAGTTGAGGAAGTATCTTGCTTCTACCTTATTGAAGAAATGA
- a CDS encoding metallophosphoesterase gives MIARIVIYLILIIVLSDLYIDMHYFRKRYPITWWQRLLWWLPCISMVIYTCAMASIRDFAPNNLTWQNTYIFLLGLLVGPKAIFALTSFVGSIVRKYIIRTNRNWGHYIGILFGCFTVGTFIYGLTYGVSNIQVKHVDLYFKDLPKSFDGYRIVHVSDMHLGTFNGWRSKILKAEMDSIEKQKADLICFTGDLQNIRPEEVEKMASVIRQPMKGTISVLGNHDYTEYIKCDAKEKAAQEARLVNAEEQVLGWTLLRNQNTRITTPAKESIYICGTENDGKPPFPNYSDYKKAMKGIGPYSFVIMLQHDPSAWRRSILPKTKAQLTLSGHTHGGQMQLFGWRPTSIRQPEDYGLYEQDGRYLNITAGLGGLVPFRLNMPNEIAVITLHTKK, from the coding sequence ATGATAGCCAGAATCGTCATATATCTTATATTAATAATAGTGCTGTCCGACCTCTATATCGACATGCACTATTTCCGCAAACGTTACCCCATCACTTGGTGGCAACGCCTGCTGTGGTGGTTGCCTTGCATCAGTATGGTTATCTATACCTGTGCAATGGCATCGATTCGTGACTTTGCACCTAACAACCTAACTTGGCAAAACACATACATATTCCTTCTCGGTTTGCTTGTGGGGCCTAAGGCAATCTTTGCTCTCACATCCTTTGTAGGCTCGATAGTCCGTAAATACATTATTCGTACAAATCGAAACTGGGGACATTATATAGGAATACTCTTTGGCTGCTTTACTGTTGGTACATTTATCTATGGACTCACATACGGTGTTTCAAACATACAAGTAAAGCATGTTGACCTCTATTTCAAGGATTTACCAAAATCCTTTGATGGCTATCGGATTGTACACGTATCGGATATGCACCTCGGGACCTTCAATGGATGGCGCAGTAAGATTTTGAAAGCTGAGATGGATAGTATTGAAAAACAGAAAGCTGACCTCATTTGCTTTACTGGCGACTTACAGAACATACGTCCAGAAGAGGTTGAGAAGATGGCTTCTGTAATCCGTCAACCTATGAAAGGGACTATTTCTGTCTTAGGAAACCATGACTATACGGAATATATCAAGTGTGATGCCAAAGAAAAGGCAGCGCAAGAAGCACGCTTGGTAAATGCAGAAGAGCAAGTCTTAGGATGGACGCTTCTTCGGAATCAGAACACTCGAATTACAACACCTGCAAAGGAGTCTATTTATATCTGTGGCACAGAGAACGATGGTAAACCACCTTTCCCTAATTATTCTGACTATAAGAAAGCTATGAAAGGGATAGGTCCTTATTCGTTTGTGATTATGCTACAGCATGACCCATCAGCATGGAGACGTTCTATTCTCCCTAAGACGAAAGCTCAACTAACACTCAGTGGGCATACACACGGAGGACAAATGCAACTTTTCGGTTGGCGACCAACAAGTATCCGACAACCAGAAGACTATGGGCTCTATGAACAAGACGGACGCTATCTAAACATCACAGCAGGATTAGGAGGACTTGTTCCCTTTCGCCTCAATATGCCTAATGAGATAGCAGTGATAACACTTCATACAAAGAAATAG
- a CDS encoding lysophospholipid acyltransferase family protein: MSNTTSQRKHPSVLHSATMLVITFLYRVYTLFIVFPLFFIASILTALATTIGSQLGNGHFWGYYPGKWWSWFIIRILFLPVKIEGREHLNPKQSYVFVSNHQGAFDIFLIYGFLGRNFKWMMKKAIRKIPLIGLACEKAHHIFVDKSGASKIKKTYDTARETLQEGMSVVVFPEGARSFTGHMGKFRRGAFMLADELQLPVCPLTINGSFDVMPRTKDWHFPVWHRLSLTIHEPIFPKGKGTEFEKETMNDAYNSVMSGLTSEYQGFVENPDQ, from the coding sequence ATGAGCAATACAACATCTCAACGAAAACATCCGAGTGTCTTGCACTCTGCAACTATGCTGGTTATAACCTTTCTGTATAGAGTCTATACACTATTCATCGTCTTTCCGCTCTTCTTCATTGCCTCTATCCTAACAGCTTTGGCAACAACGATTGGCAGCCAATTAGGCAATGGACACTTCTGGGGTTATTACCCAGGAAAATGGTGGTCATGGTTTATCATTCGAATACTATTCCTCCCTGTAAAGATTGAAGGACGCGAACATCTTAACCCAAAACAGAGCTATGTCTTTGTGAGCAATCATCAAGGCGCCTTTGACATTTTCCTCATCTACGGCTTTCTCGGTCGTAACTTCAAATGGATGATGAAAAAGGCTATTCGAAAGATTCCTTTGATTGGGCTTGCTTGTGAAAAAGCTCATCACATCTTTGTTGATAAGAGCGGTGCAAGTAAAATCAAAAAGACTTACGACACTGCACGTGAAACACTGCAAGAGGGTATGTCTGTTGTCGTCTTCCCTGAAGGCGCACGTAGTTTTACAGGCCACATGGGAAAATTCCGTCGTGGAGCCTTTATGTTAGCAGATGAACTTCAGCTACCCGTTTGTCCGCTTACAATCAACGGTTCTTTCGACGTTATGCCACGCACTAAGGACTGGCATTTCCCCGTATGGCACCGACTTAGTCTCACCATCCACGAACCAATCTTCCCAAAGGGGAAAGGTACTGAATTTGAGAAGGAGACTATGAATGATGCTTACAATTCTGTTATGTCTGGCTTAACTTCCGAATACCAAGGCTTCGTAGAGAACCCAGACCAATAA
- a CDS encoding polyprenol monophosphomannose synthase — MTSDSIVIIPTYNEKENIEKIIRAVFQLEKFFHILVIDDGSPDGTAQIVHNLIKTEFSDRLFIIERSGKLGLGTAYITGFKWALEHGYEYIIEMDADFSHDPNDLPRLYAATHDEGYDVAVGSRYVSGVNVVNWPIGRVLMSYFASKYVRIVTGFHVHDTTAGFVCYRRRVLETIPLDLVRFKGYAFQIEMKYTSFKIGFKIKEVPVIFVNRREGTSKMSGGIFSEAFFGVIRLRMDGWFRKYPKIKN, encoded by the coding sequence ATGACAAGCGATAGCATTGTAATTATACCTACATACAACGAAAAGGAGAATATAGAGAAAATCATCCGAGCGGTATTTCAATTGGAGAAGTTTTTTCATATTCTGGTAATTGACGATGGTAGTCCTGACGGGACAGCACAAATTGTACATAATCTGATTAAGACAGAGTTCTCTGACCGCCTCTTTATCATTGAGCGTTCTGGAAAATTAGGTTTAGGTACAGCCTATATCACAGGTTTCAAGTGGGCATTGGAACATGGCTATGAATACATCATTGAGATGGATGCAGACTTCAGTCACGATCCAAATGATCTCCCTCGCCTCTATGCTGCAACCCATGACGAAGGTTACGATGTTGCAGTTGGTTCACGTTATGTCAGTGGAGTAAACGTTGTAAATTGGCCTATCGGACGTGTATTGATGAGTTACTTTGCCAGCAAGTATGTTCGTATTGTTACAGGTTTCCACGTGCATGACACGACAGCGGGTTTCGTATGCTATCGTCGTCGTGTTCTTGAAACAATCCCATTGGATTTGGTTCGTTTCAAAGGTTATGCTTTCCAGATAGAGATGAAGTACACCTCTTTCAAGATTGGTTTCAAAATCAAGGAGGTACCAGTTATCTTTGTTAATCGCCGTGAAGGAACCAGTAAGATGAGTGGTGGTATCTTCTCCGAAGCTTTCTTCGGTGTCATCCGACTCCGTATGGATGGTTGGTTCAGAAAATATCCTAAGATAAAAAACTAA
- a CDS encoding dipeptidase — MIKKYVEENKDRMLEELFSLIRIPSVSAQPAHKEDMVRCAERWKELLLEAGVDKAEVMPSKGNPMVYAERMVDPNAKTVLVYGHYDVMPAEPFELWKTEPFEPVIKDGHIWARGADDDKGQSFMQAKAFEYLNKNDLLKHNMKFIFEGEEEIGSGSLGPFIEEHKELLACDVILVSDTGLIGPDTPSITTGLRGLSYWQIEVTGPNRDLHSGTFGGAVANPINVLCKLIADVTGPDGKIRIPGFYDDVEEASDEERKLVASIPFDEEEYKKSLGVKALFGEKGYSTIERTGYRPTFDVCGIWGGYTGDGAKTVIPSKAYAKLSSRLVPHQDHTKISQLVVDYFNSVAPDYVTVKVEKHHGGHGYVCPIDFPAYKAAERGFEAVFGKRPLPVRIGGSIPIISTFEKLLGVKTVLMGFGLESNAIHSPNENMPVDLWMKGIETIIHFHLEYDKEA, encoded by the coding sequence ATGATTAAGAAATATGTAGAAGAGAATAAAGACAGAATGCTCGAGGAGTTGTTCAGTCTGATACGTATACCAAGCGTAAGTGCACAACCAGCTCATAAGGAGGATATGGTACGCTGTGCTGAGCGTTGGAAGGAACTGCTGCTTGAGGCTGGTGTTGACAAAGCTGAGGTGATGCCATCAAAGGGTAATCCTATGGTTTACGCTGAGAGAATGGTTGACCCTAATGCAAAGACAGTATTGGTTTATGGTCACTATGACGTGATGCCAGCAGAGCCATTTGAACTTTGGAAGACTGAACCATTTGAGCCAGTTATTAAGGATGGTCATATTTGGGCACGTGGTGCTGATGATGATAAGGGTCAGTCATTCATGCAAGCAAAGGCATTCGAGTATCTTAACAAGAATGACTTGTTGAAGCATAATATGAAGTTTATCTTTGAAGGTGAGGAAGAGATTGGTTCTGGTAGCCTTGGTCCATTCATCGAGGAGCATAAGGAACTCTTGGCTTGCGACGTAATTCTCGTTTCAGATACTGGTCTTATCGGTCCTGATACTCCTTCTATCACAACAGGTCTGCGTGGTTTGTCTTACTGGCAGATTGAGGTGACTGGTCCTAACCGTGACCTTCACTCAGGAACCTTCGGTGGTGCTGTGGCTAACCCAATCAATGTTCTTTGTAAGTTGATAGCTGATGTAACTGGTCCTGATGGTAAGATTCGTATCCCAGGCTTCTATGATGATGTTGAGGAAGCTTCTGATGAGGAGCGTAAACTTGTTGCATCTATTCCTTTCGATGAGGAGGAATATAAGAAGTCTCTTGGTGTTAAGGCACTCTTCGGAGAAAAAGGTTATAGCACAATCGAGCGCACTGGTTATCGTCCAACATTTGATGTATGTGGTATTTGGGGTGGTTACACAGGTGATGGTGCTAAAACAGTTATTCCATCAAAGGCATACGCAAAACTTTCTTCACGTCTTGTTCCACATCAGGATCATACAAAGATTAGCCAGTTGGTAGTAGACTATTTCAACAGTGTTGCTCCTGATTATGTTACAGTGAAGGTTGAGAAGCATCATGGTGGTCATGGTTATGTTTGTCCTATTGACTTCCCTGCTTATAAGGCTGCTGAGCGTGGCTTTGAGGCTGTATTCGGTAAGCGCCCATTGCCAGTACGTATCGGTGGTAGTATTCCTATTATCTCTACCTTTGAGAAGTTGCTCGGTGTGAAGACTGTTCTCATGGGCTTCGGCTTGGAGTCAAATGCTATTCACTCTCCAAATGAGAATATGCCTGTTGACCTTTGGATGAAGGGTATTGAAACAATCATCCACTTCCACCTCGAGTACGATAAGGAAGCATAA